A genomic stretch from Dermochelys coriacea isolate rDerCor1 chromosome 24, rDerCor1.pri.v4, whole genome shotgun sequence includes:
- the LOC119848103 gene encoding probable G-protein coupled receptor 33 has product MTLQPTTGANSSQIPAPVRTTHLAAAVLLFTTFLVGVVGNGLYLWVLGLKMRRSVTMLLFLHLVSCYLLFTLLIPFFAVYVLLGFHWVFGTVMCKLLNACVSVGMFTSVFLLTLISLDRYILTHHPIWCRHHRTVPQVRKLVLGMWLVSLALSAPYLAFRETRLVDGGRIICTNNYSFSRDWNGVKTQDLGRRVHLVVFTVRFLLGFLLPFCTIAGCYGRVGLEIKEKGLARNKKPFKVMGAAVVSFFLSWLPYHLYHGLKFFNDRWEMDTLLVIYTLTFCFNACFTPVLYFFVGQRFQQVFKTSLLALLQETFAEDLSGNGAIFHESSGVAAGKLELPDQLTGPLVSGSGSLEPRVLD; this is encoded by the coding sequence ATGACTCTCCAACCAACCACTGGGGCGAATTCCAGCCAGATCCCAGCACCTGTGCGCACGACTCACCTCGCTGCAGCCGTGTTGCTCTTCACCACCTTCCTGGTGGGTGTGGTGGGGAATGGGCTGTACCTGTGGGTGCTGGGGCTGAAGATGAGGAGGTCAGTGACCATGCTCTTGTTCCTGCACCTGGTCTCTTGCTACCTTCTTTTCACCCTGCTGATCCCCTTTTTTGCTGTCTATGTCCTCCTGGGTTTCCACTGGGTCTTTGGCACGGTCATGTGCAAACTCCTGAATGCCTGTGTCTCCGTGGGCATGTTCACCTCTGTCTTCCTTCTCACCCTCATCAGCCTGGACCGCTACATCCTCACTCACCATCCCATCTGGTGCCGGCATCACCGCACCGTGCCCCAGGTCAGGAAGCTGGTCCTGGGCATGTGGCTGGTCTCCTTAGCTCTCAGCGCTCCCTACCTGGCTTTCCGGGAGACCCGCTTGGTGGACGGGGGCAGAATCATCTGCACCAACAATTACAGCTTCTCCAGAGACTGGAATGGAGTCAAGACACAGGACCTGGGCAGACGGGTCCATCTGGTCGTCTTCACAGTCCGGTTCCTTCTGGGCTTCCTGCTGCCCTTCTGCACCATCGCGGGATGCTACGGCCGTGTGGGGCTGGAGATTAAGGAGAAGGGGCTGGCGCGGAACAAGAAGCCCTTCAAAGTCATGGGGGCCGCAGTGGTTTCCTTCTTCCTCAGCTGGCTGCCCTACCATCTCTATCATGGCTTGAAGTTCTTCAACGACAGGTGGGAGATGGACACCCTCCTGGTCATTTACACTCTCACCTTCTGCTTCAACGCCTGCTTCACCCCTGTCCTCTACTTCTTCGTGGGGCAGCGGTTCCAGCAGGTGTTCAAGACATCTCTGCTTGCTCTGCTTCAGGAGACTTTTGCTGAAGACCTCAGTGGCAACGGCGCCATCTTCCATGAAAGCTCCGGGGTAGCAGCTGGCAAGTTGGAGCTGCCTGACCAACTTACGGGGCCTCTGGTTTCAGGGTCAGGGAGCTTAGAACCCAGGGTTCTAGATTAA